CATTGTTGAGAATGGTCGCATTAAGGGCGTCGTCACACATCGCGGTACGATTGAAGCCGATTACGTCGTCATCTGCGCAGGTCTTTGGGGCCGTCTTATTGCTGAAATGGTCGGAGAAGACCTCCCGGTCATGCCAATTGACCATCCACTGACATTCTTTGGCCCTTACAATGAATTTGCCGGAACCGGCAAGGAAATCGGCTGGCCGCTTCTGCGCGATCAAGGCAATTCAGCTTATATGCGCGATACAGGCGACCCGAAGACTGCCGAAGGCGGTCAGATCGAATGGGGCTATTACGAGGAAACCAATCCGCGCCTCTGCCATCCACGTGATCTTCTTGAAAAGCATGAAGCGCGTCTGTCGCCATCACAGCGCGATCTCGATATGGAACAAGTTCTCGAACCGCTTGAACGCGCAATCGAGTTGACGCCGATCCTTGGAGAACTGGGCTATAATGAAAGCCACTCTTTCAATGGTTTCCTGCAGGTGACAACTGACGGCGGTCCATCTATGGGCGAAAGTCAGATGGTGCGCGGCCTTTGGTATGCGGTTGCCATCTGGGTCAAGGACGGACCCGGCATGGGCAAGCTCATCGCCGATTGGATGACCGATGGCCGTACTTCCATCGATCATCATGCCATCGATTATTCGCGCTTCTATCCGCATCAGTTGACCGAGCAATTCATCTGGGATCGCTGCACCGAAACCGCGATGAAGGTCTATAACCCAGCAGTCCATCCGCGAGAGCCATTCTCCAAGGGGCGTAATATTCGCCGCTCGCCATTCTATGAACGCGAGAAGGAACTTGGCGGCCATTTCATGGAGCTTGGCGGCTGGGAGCGTGCACACGGCTATGCTGCTAATGAACATCTACTGGAAAAATACGGCGACCGCATTCCGGTACGTGAAAACGAATGGGACAACCGCCATTTCTGGCGCGTTTCCAACGCCGAACATCTAGCTCTGAGCGACGATTGTGGCATCATCAATCTTTCGCATTTCGCCATGTATGACATTGAAGGTCCAGATCATGTCGAACTGATGGAATGGCTATGTGCCGCAAAGATCGGCGGCGATACCAATATCGGAAAAGGCATTTACACCCACTTCCTCGACGAGGAAGGTATGGTGCGTGCCGACTTCACTGCGATCCGCATGGCTGACCGTATCCGCATGATCAACGGCGCCGATGCTGGTCCGCGCGACTTCCATTACATGCGTCGCGTAGCCGAAGATAAAGGCTTTGATGTTACCATCACTGATGTAACGGAAAAATACGTCACCATCGGAATCTGGGGACCGAATGCCCGCGACAATCTCAAGAAGGTTGTCGAAAATCCTGAAGGTCTTGATCTCGAAAACTTCCCATTTGCGGCCATCAAGCCGATCCGCATTGCAGGCAAAGACGTAACCGCGTTCCGCATTTCCTATGTTGGCGAACAGGGCTGGGAATTGCATATGCGCTATGAGGACGGTCTTGCCATCTGGGACGCGCTGCGCTCCACCGGCGCAATCGCCGTGGGCGTTGAAACCTATGCCAATACGCGCCGCATGGAAAAAAGCCTTCGACTTCAGAATGCAGACCTGCTCACCGAGTATAATTTGCTCGAAGCGGACCTCGCACGCCCAAAGGTCAAGGAAGCTGACTTCAGCGGTAAGGCCAAACACCTTGAATACAAGGCTCGCGATCATCAGCCAGCTATGCTCTGCACGCTGGTTATGAGCGAGAACGTCGATAAAAAGGGTGTGGCTCGCTACCCGGTCGGTATTCTACCGGTTATGGACCCTGAAACCGGCGAAACACTAGTCGATGAACTTGGACGCCGTTCGTTCACCTCATCCATTGCTTACGGCCCGACCATCGGCAAGAATATCGCACTTGCTTATCTGCCTTGGTCCTATTGTCAGGAAGGCCGCAAGCTCGACGTGGAATATTTCGGCGAGACCTACCCCGTCGAAGTCGTGTCGATTGGCTACAAGCCGCTTTACGACCCAGAAAGCCTCAAGCCGCGTAGTTGATAAAAAATCCGGGGCAATACCCCGGCTTTTTCAATTTCTTATGCCAATATCCGCTAAGTGGGACTCAGAGGATATTGGTTAAAGCAATTCCAGCAAAAGTGGGAACCGGCTTTGCATTCGGAAATGCGTAAAAACAAATAGTTACAGCAGTTCCAACGATTCAATATTAACTGGAACCGCTGTAAGCGCGTGTGGCAATTGAACATTTTCAAGACCTGATGCGCCAGCGTCTCAGCGTCTTGGTATTACGATCAGCTTACTGGATAGTCACTTTGCCCCCGGAAATCGTAATCGTTTCGTCGCCCTTCAGCGCCTCACGATCACCATTCGGGAAGGTTACAAAGCAACCACCGCTGCAAAAATCTACTGTTTCGCCCGGTGCAACAAGCATTTCACGTTTGGAAGCGCCCTCGGTGACAACGATGGTCTGTGCTGAGCTGTCGTTATTGGCAACAGTCGCAGCATAAAGGCTCGGTATGGAGAACGAAATCGCGAGCATTGCACCAAATGCGACCTTGCCAGCATAATTGATCTGAGTTCTGTTCATATCGTTTCCCCTGCTCCGCTACACTTCGAACATTCGAGCCAGATATCGGCTTTATTGCTCCGAGACAGTGCGCCTGTCCCTTTTCACGATCATTTATAAAGCTTCAAAACTGAACTGCAACTGAACGACATGTTCATAAATTGCATCTGTTTATTCAGACCTTGTCATCGTGCTCTGGCTTATCAGCCTTTTCTGGCCCCGATGGCTTTTCCTTTCGCTTTTTTGCAGCGCCCGGGACATCTTTATTAACCAGCTCGGACAGTTTCTCTATTTCAGAAACTCCTAGCACCAGATCAGTGGAAGATGAAGCCAGCTGGATGCCTTCAGCATGGAATCGCTCAACAATCTGGAATCGCAACTCGTTTTTGATACCACCCGTCGATGTAATATCTGCAACATGCGCATAGACATCGAAGATCATCAGCGAGTCCGTCATGCTCTGAAAGGCTACGAACGGCTCCGGATTTTTCAGGATCGACGGATGGCTGCGGATAATTTCCAGCAGCAACGTGTGAACGCGACGCGGCTCGTCCGTATAGGCTGCCTGCACGTTGATATCGATACGTCCGAGCTTATTGCGAAGCGTCCAGTTACCGACGTTGCCATTGATAAGGGTTGAGTTAGGAACAACGATCGATTGCTTTTGGAACGTCTCCACTTCCGTCGCACGAACACTGATCTTTTTGACGATACCACTGACGGTTCCCGCTTCAACCCAGTCACCAACCTTGAACGGCCGCTCAGCCAGTAAGATCAGACCGGAAACAAAGTTCTGGACGATATTCTGAAGACCAAAACCGATACCAAGCGACAGACCACCAGCAATCAGTGCGAGGCTGGAAAGATTGAAGCCTGCCGCAGAAACGGCGACAAGAGCTGCAAGAACCAACCCGACATAGCCGATCACTGTGCGGATCGAATTGCGCACACCGGAGTCAACGCGCCCGCGTGCCATGACACTGTTGTCGAGCCAGTTCTGGAACCAGCGCGTCATCAGATAGACAAGGACGAAAAGTGCGATACCCGTGAGAATCCCCATCAGCGAGATGGAAATATTTCCGATCTGGAAGCCCGTCATCAGATTGTAGAAGGTGCTTTTCAGCTCTGACCACTGGAAACCGAACTGCATAAGCACAAGCGGTATACCGACCAATGCCACGACAAAATTGATGAGAATGCCAACCGCAAGCCCGATCTGGTCGAGAGTCGCTTCATCAAAATGAAAGCGATCGCGCATCACTCGCCCTATCGGGCTGGAAGCAAAAGCCTGCTCTTCCGAAATGGCACGTCCTGTAAGGAAACCGAGATACATGGTCACGAGGAAAGCGCCGGTTACGACAATCTGCTGCGCTGCAAAGCGGGCAAGACCGATAAAACCGAAACCCGCAGCGAAGATTGGCAGCAGACCCAGGATAATCAGGAAAATCCGAAATGCCTTCGGCCAAGGGCGAACGCCCTCTTCACCGTTTCTCTCAATAGGCTTCAACAGCGCTATGATCAGTATCAAAACGCCAATTACCACAGTCGAAAGCAGGCTTTTTGCCATCGTCAGTGAAAGTGGCGAGGAAAGGATTTGATTGACCTTGCCAAAGAACGAGTCGAGCCCGTTGATCAGCGCCATACCAGTAATCAGCCAGACAAGAACCCGGCCCGGACGGGGGGCTACAGGAACCAGTCGCCACGCGGGTGTGTAGGGGCTGATACAGGCAAACGCGAGCCGGCTAATGAAGAAAACAATGCCGAGAACAATAAAGAGCGACTGTAAAAGTGCTGCTATATCAGGTCTTAAGACATTGAAGTAATTGAGAAAGAAATATGTTGTGGCGAGGAAAACACCAACCGCACCCGATGGGATAGCTGTTGACCAGAAAGCCACGGACAGGCGGCTCAGATAGGATGGCGCTTCAATTGTCGGATCGCGCTCATAGAGAGAACCAAGCATACGGCGCGCGCCAAGCTGGATGATCAATGCCGCGACGAATGCAAAAAAAGCCGCGGCAAGAAACGAGTTCAGCTTGAAGGTTGAAACGAAGCGCCACCATGATTTTACAATGCTCCACAGCGAAACCATCTGGTCGCCCGCAGCGGATGTAACTTCCGTACCAAGCGTCAGGTCGAGGCTGACCCGCTGAGAGAGTGTCTGTGCAAACAAATCACGGCGCATATTGCCGATTTTTGCCGACATCTGATTGACTGATAGCGATGCATCCTCGGTCTCGCCGATGACTGCATTGATTTCGGCTTTTTCAGCAGCCAAGCGCGCACGCTCTTCTGCAACAATGGTTGGCTCTGCTGGTTGATCACCCGAAGGAGCCGCACCCAATTGCTCAAGCCGCGTGTTAATTTCGGTCAGACGCGGACGAAATGCTACGCCTGCATCAAGCAGTTTCTTGGAAAGACCATCAAGCTGCAGCTTGAGATTGGCCAGCGTTTCATCGCTGGTGGATGACTTCTGCAACTGATCATTGATGGTTTTCGTCTGCTGCTTGAGATCGTTGATGATCGGCTTTTGCTGCTGCACCACGCTGGAGACTGGTATGCTATTTGCAGTTGGCGCGGGGACGGCCGCTGCCGGAACAGGAGTTTCAGGGGGAGCCGACTGTTGAGCAGCAGGCTGAACCGGTTTCGGTTTGTTATCCTGAGCAAAAGAACCGTCCAGCGCCCCAAGCGACACAGCAAAAGCGGACAATGCAAATGCAATGGCGCGGAACGTCGGTAAATATGCCAATTTGAACTCTGCCAATTTCACGATCACTGTTTCTACATAAGGCTCGTTAAAGCGGAAGCAAGCCTTACAACATCCGCCTGAAAATCTAAATTTGTTTTATAGACGAACGAACGTTTCTGTTGGTGATCTCGGCCCTTGCTCACCTGCTAATTCACACCGTACCGCAAGCCGCCATTCAAAACGACACACTGAACTCGACAAAAATAGATTCCAATTTGTGAATCGATGCTGTAGGTGTCAACGCTAAGTCCCGAGAAGAATACAAAATTTTTGAATCGGGCTTTGCATAAAATCGAATAACTAGAGTGGCTTAGACCGATGGAAAACCACTCTGGCACTGGCTAATTTCTGCGGAAAGACTGTAGAGGAAAGTCCGAGCGTTTTGATTAAGGGCACAAACAACAAGGATCAGCACACTGATCGTCATCGTCAGCATGGTTTCATGCTGTTCGTGACGTGCGTCCTGTCGTTTGCAGCCTTTATGTTTGCTGTGGACCTTTCTGCACTCGGTAATGAAGCCTCCCGCAATACGCCCAAAAGCATGGCCGCGCAGCAGGTTGCTGATGCACCTGCTATACCTGCTCGTCAACAATCGACGCCTGTACCGCAGCCAATGCGCGCCGTTCTTGCAGAGGCAATTGCAGCAAAAATCAAAGCAGCATATCCTGATGGAAATGGTGCAGGCCTATCGGTACTGCCGAGTGATCTTGCATTCTTCGACACAAAGCCTGTCGAGGCTGCAATCACAAACACGATTTTGAGACTTTCACGAGGCACACATGCTTCGGTTCGTGCACCACCCGTGAGTGCCTGAAAGATCGTCCTTGAGATTGGCATTGACCAGTCCTGAATCACTTACGAAAAATGCGTTTTATGCTTTTGTATTTAATACGAAATTTGAAGCGCTCAATATCCGGAATTTCAACTCATGCGTACTTCTAAATGGGTCGCTGTGCTTTATGGCCTGATCGTTTTGATCGGCGTCATTATCGCCTTGCCCAATTTCTTCACACAGCAGCACCTTGACGCGATGCCGTCCTGGTTCCCGAAACGACAAGTTACGTTGGGCCTCGATTTGCGTGGCGGCTCGTATCTCGTCCTTGAAGTGGATGCAGCTGGTCTCAAAAAAGATCGTATGCGAGCACTTCTTGACGACGCGCGCGGCAAGCTGCGTGCGGAACGCATTCAGCCGCAGTCGATCCGCGCCGTTGGTGATTCCGTCATTGTGACTATCCCTGACGCCGATCAGCGTGCAAAAGCTGACACTGCTCTCAAGACACTGATTTCGCAGGTTAATACGAGCGGTTTCGGCGCAGCGATCAACGATATCGATGTCGCGTCCAGCGACAATCAGATCCGCCTGACGCTGACACAGGCTGGCTTCAGCTATCGTCTTGATTCAGCGCTTCAGCAAAGCCTTGAAATCATCCGCCAGCGTG
This sequence is a window from Ochrobactrum quorumnocens. Protein-coding genes within it:
- a CDS encoding GcvT family protein; protein product: MAEFPKKAKVVIVGLGGIVGASVVHHLIERGWDDIVGIDKSGIPTDIGSTAHASDFCYATSHDFLSCWTTLYSIDFYEKMGHYARVGGIEVARVGDDSRMEELKRKVASGKAFGTRARLMEPSEVKEKFPLIEESLVQGGLWDPDAGLVIPRSQTVAGKLIDQAEAAGKLQSFANTPAQSLIVENGRIKGVVTHRGTIEADYVVICAGLWGRLIAEMVGEDLPVMPIDHPLTFFGPYNEFAGTGKEIGWPLLRDQGNSAYMRDTGDPKTAEGGQIEWGYYEETNPRLCHPRDLLEKHEARLSPSQRDLDMEQVLEPLERAIELTPILGELGYNESHSFNGFLQVTTDGGPSMGESQMVRGLWYAVAIWVKDGPGMGKLIADWMTDGRTSIDHHAIDYSRFYPHQLTEQFIWDRCTETAMKVYNPAVHPREPFSKGRNIRRSPFYEREKELGGHFMELGGWERAHGYAANEHLLEKYGDRIPVRENEWDNRHFWRVSNAEHLALSDDCGIINLSHFAMYDIEGPDHVELMEWLCAAKIGGDTNIGKGIYTHFLDEEGMVRADFTAIRMADRIRMINGADAGPRDFHYMRRVAEDKGFDVTITDVTEKYVTIGIWGPNARDNLKKVVENPEGLDLENFPFAAIKPIRIAGKDVTAFRISYVGEQGWELHMRYEDGLAIWDALRSTGAIAVGVETYANTRRMEKSLRLQNADLLTEYNLLEADLARPKVKEADFSGKAKHLEYKARDHQPAMLCTLVMSENVDKKGVARYPVGILPVMDPETGETLVDELGRRSFTSSIAYGPTIGKNIALAYLPWSYCQEGRKLDVEYFGETYPVEVVSIGYKPLYDPESLKPRS
- a CDS encoding mechanosensitive ion channel family protein, translating into MAYLPTFRAIAFALSAFAVSLGALDGSFAQDNKPKPVQPAAQQSAPPETPVPAAAVPAPTANSIPVSSVVQQQKPIINDLKQQTKTINDQLQKSSTSDETLANLKLQLDGLSKKLLDAGVAFRPRLTEINTRLEQLGAAPSGDQPAEPTIVAEERARLAAEKAEINAVIGETEDASLSVNQMSAKIGNMRRDLFAQTLSQRVSLDLTLGTEVTSAAGDQMVSLWSIVKSWWRFVSTFKLNSFLAAAFFAFVAALIIQLGARRMLGSLYERDPTIEAPSYLSRLSVAFWSTAIPSGAVGVFLATTYFFLNYFNVLRPDIAALLQSLFIVLGIVFFISRLAFACISPYTPAWRLVPVAPRPGRVLVWLITGMALINGLDSFFGKVNQILSSPLSLTMAKSLLSTVVIGVLILIIALLKPIERNGEEGVRPWPKAFRIFLIILGLLPIFAAGFGFIGLARFAAQQIVVTGAFLVTMYLGFLTGRAISEEQAFASSPIGRVMRDRFHFDEATLDQIGLAVGILINFVVALVGIPLVLMQFGFQWSELKSTFYNLMTGFQIGNISISLMGILTGIALFVLVYLMTRWFQNWLDNSVMARGRVDSGVRNSIRTVIGYVGLVLAALVAVSAAGFNLSSLALIAGGLSLGIGFGLQNIVQNFVSGLILLAERPFKVGDWVEAGTVSGIVKKISVRATEVETFQKQSIVVPNSTLINGNVGNWTLRNKLGRIDINVQAAYTDEPRRVHTLLLEIIRSHPSILKNPEPFVAFQSMTDSLMIFDVYAHVADITSTGGIKNELRFQIVERFHAEGIQLASSSTDLVLGVSEIEKLSELVNKDVPGAAKKRKEKPSGPEKADKPEHDDKV